One genomic window of Sulfuricella sp. includes the following:
- the yjgA gene encoding ribosome biogenesis factor YjgA, giving the protein MQDSDQPEQEEISRSQRKRDVEALQEIGERLVTLNASQLGQLGLPDNLREAVKEAKRLTANGAIRRQKQYIGKLMRNVDPEQIQAKFAEWDGKSREQAAKFHQLERWRDRLLADDKVISELVLAHPRADVQRLRTLIRNAHKEEAAARPPKSSRELFKELRLLMLAEAAPVQDADSEDQDYSHQED; this is encoded by the coding sequence ATCAGCCGGAACAGGAAGAAATCAGCAGGTCCCAGCGCAAGCGCGATGTGGAAGCCCTGCAGGAGATCGGCGAAAGACTGGTGACGCTGAACGCTTCCCAGCTCGGCCAGCTCGGTCTCCCCGACAACCTGCGCGAGGCGGTGAAGGAGGCCAAGCGCCTGACCGCCAACGGCGCGATCCGCCGCCAGAAGCAATACATCGGCAAGCTCATGCGTAACGTCGATCCTGAGCAGATTCAGGCAAAATTTGCGGAATGGGACGGCAAAAGCCGCGAACAGGCCGCCAAGTTTCATCAGCTGGAGCGCTGGCGCGACCGGCTGCTGGCTGACGACAAGGTCATCAGCGAGTTGGTGCTGGCCCATCCCCGCGCCGACGTGCAGCGCCTGCGCACCCTGATCCGCAATGCGCACAAGGAAGAGGCTGCCGCCAGGCCGCCCAAGAGCAGTCGTGAGCTGTTCAAGGAACTGCGCCTGCTGATGCTTGCGGAAGCCGCGCCGGTTCAGGACGCAGACAGCGAAGACCAAGACTATTCTCATCAGGAAGATTGA